Proteins encoded within one genomic window of Oceanithermus desulfurans:
- a CDS encoding helix-turn-helix transcriptional regulator, whose translation MANSAGRALGRANRLRQIVELLQLRPQRVGELAQRLGCSVRTLQRDLRLLEESGEGVRRVRRGIYAIDPKPRPLNPVEALAVHAATRLLYHQTPAPHRHYIHALDKLAAMLPEPARSLAIESIRPLRKTGDDRTLELIARAWFEQRYIAFEYRAAHGSGRYRPKEVAVFFVEVNRNNLSLYAIGYERSYHKAVRTWKLARMRNVHLLADGYEIPHDFSPNAYLQSAWGLMGRRERSALVKLRFTPEAAPRVLEDDIVGLEIIEQPADGSVVARVEVGVDDQGFPIEIFPWIQSWGPRVEVLEPKPLRERWLSEIREMHRRFATPLDASGG comes from the coding sequence ATGGCAAATTCGGCGGGCCGTGCGCTCGGCCGGGCCAACAGGCTCCGGCAGATCGTGGAGCTGCTGCAGCTACGCCCCCAACGGGTCGGCGAGCTGGCGCAAAGGCTGGGTTGTTCCGTGCGCACCTTGCAGCGTGACCTCCGGCTACTCGAAGAGAGCGGCGAGGGGGTTCGGAGGGTCAGGCGCGGCATCTACGCCATCGACCCCAAACCCCGCCCCCTCAACCCCGTGGAAGCGCTGGCGGTACATGCCGCTACCCGCCTCCTCTATCATCAAACGCCGGCCCCCCACCGGCACTACATTCATGCTCTGGACAAGCTCGCCGCCATGCTTCCGGAACCCGCCCGCAGCCTCGCGATCGAAAGCATCCGTCCTCTGCGCAAGACCGGCGACGATCGCACGCTCGAGCTCATTGCCCGCGCCTGGTTCGAGCAGCGCTACATCGCTTTCGAATACCGCGCAGCCCACGGCAGCGGCCGATACCGCCCCAAAGAAGTGGCCGTATTCTTCGTCGAGGTCAACCGGAACAACCTCTCGCTCTACGCCATCGGTTACGAGCGAAGCTACCACAAAGCCGTGCGCACCTGGAAGCTTGCGCGCATGCGCAACGTCCACCTGCTCGCCGACGGCTACGAAATCCCTCACGATTTCTCGCCCAACGCCTACCTGCAAAGCGCCTGGGGTCTGATGGGGAGGCGCGAGCGAAGCGCCCTCGTCAAGCTCCGCTTCACGCCCGAGGCCGCTCCGCGGGTTCTCGAAGATGACATCGTGGGCCTGGAAATCATCGAACAGCCGGCCGACGGTTCCGTCGTGGCCAGGGTGGAGGTGGGTGTGGACGACCAGGGCTTCCCCATCGAGATCTTTCCCTGGATCCAAAGCTGGGGACCGCGGGTCGAGGTACTGGAACCCAAGCCGTTGCGCGAGCGCTGGCTTTCCGAGATCCGAGAAATGCACCGTCGCTTCGCGACACCACTTGACGCATCGGGAGGGTAG